The following proteins are encoded in a genomic region of bacterium:
- a CDS encoding alpha-ketoacid dehydrogenase subunit beta yields MRRDPMIVLLGEDIGHHGGVYTVTRGLLEEFGVERVRDTPISEAGFLGAALGLAQCGFRPIVELMFVDFAFVAADMLFNQIPKLRYISGNRTNIPIIVRTQQGSGGGKGSQHSQCLETFFCHTPGWRVVVPATPADAKGLLLQAAQEADPVVFLEHKALYFTKGPVSAGVYTVPFGYARILRGGGHVTLVTYSRTFIPALEAAEQVAADGIETEVIELRTLNPLDLDTLLASVRKTGRVVIAHEAVRTGGFGSELAALIGEHAFFDLDAPIRRVAGLDVPLPFSRPLEVAALPSATTIAAALRAVMN; encoded by the coding sequence ATGCGCCGCGATCCTATGATCGTCCTCCTCGGTGAAGACATAGGCCACCACGGTGGCGTCTACACCGTAACCCGAGGGCTTCTTGAAGAGTTTGGTGTAGAGCGTGTGCGCGACACGCCGATATCAGAAGCTGGATTCCTGGGCGCGGCGCTGGGCCTTGCCCAGTGTGGCTTTCGCCCTATCGTGGAACTGATGTTCGTCGATTTTGCATTTGTCGCGGCCGATATGCTCTTCAATCAAATCCCTAAACTACGATATATATCTGGTAATCGTACAAATATCCCAATTATCGTCCGGACGCAACAGGGGAGTGGAGGCGGGAAAGGCTCGCAGCATTCGCAATGTTTGGAAACATTTTTCTGCCACACGCCTGGCTGGCGGGTCGTGGTGCCCGCGACTCCAGCCGATGCCAAGGGGTTGTTATTGCAGGCCGCGCAGGAAGCAGACCCGGTTGTGTTCCTCGAACACAAGGCACTATATTTTACTAAGGGCCCGGTCTCCGCAGGGGTTTATACCGTCCCATTCGGCTACGCTCGAATCCTTCGTGGCGGTGGGCACGTAACCCTGGTCACCTACTCGCGGACCTTCATTCCGGCTCTGGAAGCCGCCGAACAAGTTGCGGCAGATGGCATCGAGACCGAGGTAATCGAACTACGCACGCTGAACCCACTCGACCTAGACACGCTTCTAGCGAGTGTGAGGAAAACTGGGCGCGTTGTGATTGCTCACGAGGCGGTGCGTACTGGCGGATTTGGGTCCGAATTGGCCGCGCTTATCGGTGAGCATGCCTTCTTCGACCTAGACGCTCCGATCCGTCGGGTGGCGGGTCTCGATGTACCTCTCCCCTTCAGCCGACCTCTAGAGGTCGCAGCGCTCCCCTCCGCTACTACCATCGCGGCGGCCCTTCGCGCCGTAATGAATTGA
- the istB gene encoding IS21-like element helper ATPase IstB: MPDIELARIADSLRRLRLTKLQERVDTLLQEASQQDLTYAAFLDRCLAEEVASKVERQVAMHTAMARFPYVKTLEAFDFSFQPSIDKKKIHELATGRFIEHAENLILLGPPGTGKTHLAVALALKAVHRGIRTYFAAATTLLTALTKAYAENRLEDKLKFYVIPRLLVIDEIGYVPIDRHAAHLFFQLISRRYERGAMILTSNRGFGQWGEIFGDPIIATASLDRLLHHSMTINIKGESYRLKEKQKAGVLKQPVAPA, encoded by the coding sequence ATGCCTGATATCGAGCTCGCCCGGATCGCCGACTCGCTGCGCCGCCTGCGGCTCACGAAGCTCCAGGAGCGCGTCGACACGCTCCTGCAGGAGGCCAGCCAGCAGGATCTCACCTATGCGGCCTTCCTCGACCGCTGCCTGGCGGAAGAAGTCGCCAGCAAGGTCGAGCGCCAAGTGGCGATGCACACGGCGATGGCCCGGTTCCCCTATGTGAAGACGCTCGAGGCCTTCGATTTCAGCTTCCAGCCGTCCATCGACAAGAAAAAGATCCACGAACTCGCGACGGGACGGTTCATCGAGCATGCGGAGAATCTCATCCTGCTCGGCCCCCCGGGCACCGGCAAGACCCACCTGGCCGTGGCCTTGGCGCTCAAAGCCGTCCACCGGGGGATCCGGACCTACTTCGCGGCGGCCACGACCCTCCTCACGGCCCTGACCAAGGCCTATGCGGAGAATCGGCTGGAGGACAAGCTGAAATTCTATGTCATCCCGCGGCTCCTCGTCATTGACGAGATTGGCTATGTCCCCATCGACCGGCATGCCGCCCATCTGTTCTTCCAGCTCATCTCCCGTCGGTACGAACGCGGGGCGATGATTCTCACCAGTAACCGCGGGTTTGGGCAGTGGGGCGAGATCTTCGGCGACCCGATCATCGCCACTGCGAGCCTCGATCGCCTCCTGCACCACAGCATGACGATCAACATCAAGGGTGAATCGTATCGCCTGAAGGAGAAGCAGAAGGCGGGCGTGCTCAAGCAGCCGGTCGCCCCGGCGTAG
- a CDS encoding VOC family protein, with product MRVTGIHHTSFTVSNIERSLDFYERLLGCEVLWRREITEEYFRDIVGFPQCKVIAVHLHIPGSTHILELFEYVTPRGASADMRTNNPGSAHIALSVKDLPALYKELASKGVHFRSAPVKIFAGPNRGGCSVYALDPDGITVELFQLPN from the coding sequence GTGAGAGTCACTGGTATCCACCACACGAGCTTCACTGTATCTAATATCGAGCGCTCTCTTGATTTCTATGAAAGGCTCCTGGGGTGCGAGGTTCTTTGGCGTAGGGAGATCACTGAGGAGTACTTCCGTGACATCGTGGGCTTTCCGCAGTGCAAAGTCATCGCAGTTCACTTACACATTCCCGGTTCGACTCACATCTTGGAGCTCTTCGAATACGTTACCCCGAGAGGTGCATCAGCTGATATGCGTACAAACAATCCTGGTAGTGCACATATTGCTCTTTCGGTAAAGGATTTGCCAGCATTGTACAAAGAGCTAGCCTCGAAGGGTGTTCATTTCCGTTCAGCCCCAGTCAAGATTTTCGCTGGGCCGAATAGAGGTGGTTGCAGCGTGTACGCGTTAGACCCCGATGGAATCACCGTCGAGCTCTTCCAACTACCCAACTGA
- a CDS encoding ABC transporter substrate-binding protein: protein MTILRRALTLLLVPLLVLPIFSSSAPASPPVSCVKFGGNFPGGEKVTLDPANQLSGENVVLVDAIYNRLLDMDSSLRVHPELAESWRSTADAKEWTFNLRRGVKFSDGKELVADDVVWTFERLLDPATGSEATPSLAFLKNSSITALDKYTVRFKLDQPAVEFPSAITTKNTWIVEKGATTETIKLKGVGTGPFIPEGFAPGQQIHRLIRNPNYWEHGLPMAQCLEIYEIPDPTTRDAALLSGQIDVSEGVVFSAIGALVADKRIKLVESSGPAYVMSLSMWVDTPPFNDVRVRRALKMIVNRKKILDTIVLGHGIIGDDNPIPPTSTAAWRKKQPGADIDGAKQLLNEAGYGPSKPLKIDLFAAEIRPGVVAFAQLFKEMALQAGVEVNVIVGPSSEWADTVWLKQPFITSTWASRPPGDALALAYRSTSPINETHWKRPEYDTILDQASKTADPTQRLALYGKAARMLTEDGGVIMPVFVNVVAATRAACDGYVPHAQAIRVDLRKIHCN from the coding sequence ATGACAATTTTGAGGCGCGCCCTGACGTTACTGCTAGTTCCCCTCTTGGTCCTTCCGATCTTTTCCTCGTCAGCTCCTGCCAGCCCTCCCGTTTCCTGTGTGAAATTTGGCGGCAACTTCCCGGGAGGTGAAAAGGTTACACTCGACCCGGCCAACCAACTTAGTGGTGAGAATGTTGTCTTGGTAGATGCGATCTACAACCGACTTTTAGACATGGACTCGAGCCTTCGAGTTCACCCTGAGTTAGCAGAATCTTGGCGATCAACCGCCGATGCCAAAGAGTGGACGTTCAATCTCCGCAGAGGCGTGAAGTTTAGCGATGGGAAGGAATTGGTTGCCGACGACGTAGTTTGGACATTCGAGCGCCTCCTAGATCCGGCAACTGGGTCCGAAGCTACGCCAAGCTTAGCTTTTCTCAAGAATAGCAGCATAACTGCTCTGGATAAGTATACAGTAAGATTTAAATTGGACCAGCCAGCAGTAGAATTTCCCAGTGCCATCACGACAAAGAATACGTGGATCGTTGAGAAGGGCGCGACGACAGAGACCATCAAGCTCAAGGGAGTTGGGACGGGTCCCTTCATTCCCGAGGGTTTCGCACCCGGCCAGCAAATTCACCGCTTGATCAGGAACCCCAATTATTGGGAGCACGGCTTACCAATGGCACAGTGCCTGGAGATCTATGAAATTCCTGATCCCACTACTCGGGATGCGGCGCTTCTGTCTGGCCAGATCGATGTATCAGAAGGTGTCGTCTTCAGCGCTATCGGGGCATTGGTAGCCGATAAGCGGATTAAGCTGGTGGAGTCCTCAGGTCCAGCTTACGTGATGTCGCTATCGATGTGGGTAGACACTCCACCCTTCAACGATGTGCGTGTTCGGCGAGCTTTGAAAATGATCGTGAACCGGAAGAAGATCCTGGACACTATCGTGTTGGGGCACGGCATCATTGGAGACGATAATCCGATCCCTCCCACGTCTACCGCCGCATGGCGGAAGAAACAACCTGGAGCGGATATAGACGGAGCTAAGCAGTTGCTAAATGAAGCGGGTTACGGACCATCGAAGCCGTTGAAGATCGATCTCTTTGCTGCGGAGATTCGACCAGGTGTCGTCGCGTTTGCACAGTTGTTTAAGGAGATGGCGTTGCAGGCGGGGGTCGAGGTAAACGTTATAGTTGGACCGTCTAGCGAGTGGGCTGATACTGTATGGCTCAAGCAACCATTTATTACCTCCACCTGGGCCTCTCGTCCTCCGGGTGACGCCCTTGCTCTTGCCTACCGTTCTACTTCGCCGATCAATGAGACTCATTGGAAGCGACCAGAGTACGATACCATCCTTGATCAAGCTAGTAAGACGGCTGATCCCACCCAGCGGCTCGCATTATACGGCAAAGCTGCAAGGATGCTCACTGAAGATGGAGGAGTCATCATGCCCGTCTTCGTCAATGTCGTCGCGGCGACGCGCGCGGCGTGCGACGGCTATGTCCCCCATGCCCAGGCAATTCGAGTGGATTTGCGAAAGATTCATTGCAATTGA
- a CDS encoding ABC transporter permease, translating to MAILLLFLVGALTGPFWAPYSPTLTGLNPPFSHPTPQHLFGTDLLGRDVLSRVVYGARVDLALALISTLFSVLIAGPLGLFCGYVGGWFDEALMRIFDVLISIPVLIFALLIITAAGPELGGSGLLLVGVVVLVYVPRMTRVIRASALDLATRDFVIVARARGESIWSIIVRELAPNVSGILLVEFGVRAGYAPILIGSLGFLGFGAKPPSPEWGLMISENRIGFAAAPEVVLAPACALALLVIGLNSLADGLARILGRNTSRGPL from the coding sequence GTGGCAATCCTCTTGCTTTTCCTGGTTGGTGCACTCACAGGTCCTTTTTGGGCTCCGTACAGTCCGACACTCACGGGCTTGAACCCGCCCTTCTCGCATCCCACACCCCAGCATCTGTTCGGCACTGACTTGCTGGGCCGGGATGTACTCAGCCGGGTTGTGTACGGCGCTCGAGTAGATCTAGCCCTTGCTTTAATCAGCACGCTTTTCAGCGTCTTGATTGCCGGTCCTCTCGGTCTCTTCTGTGGCTACGTGGGGGGGTGGTTCGACGAAGCGTTGATGCGGATCTTTGACGTCCTTATTAGTATACCAGTTCTGATATTTGCACTCCTGATTATAACTGCCGCGGGTCCGGAACTGGGCGGGAGCGGGCTCCTACTAGTCGGGGTCGTCGTTCTCGTCTATGTACCCCGGATGACGCGAGTGATACGTGCGTCGGCCCTGGACTTGGCCACGCGTGACTTTGTGATCGTCGCACGAGCACGTGGTGAATCAATTTGGTCGATCATCGTTCGTGAACTTGCGCCGAACGTGTCCGGAATTCTGCTCGTCGAATTTGGAGTGAGAGCTGGCTATGCACCGATTTTGATCGGCTCTTTGGGGTTCCTTGGATTCGGTGCCAAACCGCCATCCCCAGAATGGGGATTGATGATTAGTGAGAACCGCATAGGGTTTGCCGCCGCACCTGAGGTAGTGCTGGCTCCAGCGTGTGCGCTGGCACTCCTTGTGATTGGACTAAATTCATTAGCTGATGGCCTAGCCCGAATCTTGGGGAGGAATACCTCACGTGGGCCTCTTTGA
- a CDS encoding ABC transporter ATP-binding protein translates to MGLFEASRGGAISTHGSQTLLAVEGLTVDFLRDRVWWNVVNHVSFVVRRGEAYGLVGESGCGKSTTAYCLLGYHRPSSRVRAGKVQFLGRDILSLQDRALQRIRGKDISIVPQNPATALSPGLRVGDQICELMKAHARGASRKERHERALELFAQTRLPQPKSIAQRFPHELSGGQQQRVMIAMALACDPQLVVLDEPTTGLDVTTQAQIVELLIRLRSEHQLSMVYVTHNLAVLSMICDRVGVMYAGELVEESSTDELFRHPRHPYTQGLIASLPLIDGARPQKRILLRGILQRESLPVGCRFAPRCEYAEGRCYSDAQALDGITSEHRVACCRWKVITSSVSVPKTVDTDACVSTVSKADPVLEVTGLNCSYGRHPIISLAQREMSLVVRNVSFELRAGETLALVGESGSGKSTIARACVGLVPPLSGILKFEGKRLPATVAGRSLALLRKMQLVLQNPDASLNPRRCIEDIIGRPLTLYFKSRGGSYRKRVARLLEDVRLPTSYARRFPDELSGGERQRVAIARALAAEPTVLLCDEVLSALDVSVQADILDLLRTLQAERGISYLFISHDMAVVRSLAHRIAVLYHGELCDVGQTEEVFSPPFHPYTQALLAAVPRVDVDPLPTAGDATRDTV, encoded by the coding sequence GTGGGCCTCTTTGAGGCGTCAAGGGGGGGAGCGATTTCGACCCACGGATCGCAGACACTTCTAGCCGTCGAGGGGTTGACCGTAGATTTCCTACGGGACAGGGTATGGTGGAATGTCGTCAATCACGTCTCGTTCGTAGTGCGTCGGGGGGAAGCCTATGGCTTGGTAGGTGAATCAGGTTGCGGGAAGTCCACTACCGCCTATTGCCTACTGGGGTATCATCGGCCGAGTAGCCGAGTCCGGGCAGGTAAGGTGCAATTTCTCGGGCGTGACATCCTGTCGCTTCAAGACCGAGCGTTACAGCGGATACGAGGTAAGGATATTAGCATAGTTCCACAAAACCCGGCAACGGCGCTAAGCCCAGGACTGCGAGTGGGCGATCAGATATGCGAGCTCATGAAAGCCCATGCTCGTGGGGCTTCCCGGAAAGAGAGGCATGAGCGAGCGCTTGAGCTATTTGCGCAGACTAGACTCCCCCAACCCAAGAGCATTGCGCAACGCTTTCCACACGAACTTAGCGGTGGACAACAGCAACGCGTGATGATTGCGATGGCCTTGGCTTGTGATCCTCAACTAGTCGTGCTTGATGAGCCGACTACAGGGCTCGATGTAACCACGCAAGCACAGATAGTGGAGCTACTGATCCGTCTTCGGTCTGAGCATCAGTTATCAATGGTATACGTCACCCATAACCTCGCCGTTCTTTCTATGATCTGTGACCGGGTGGGCGTTATGTATGCAGGAGAACTCGTGGAAGAATCATCGACTGACGAGCTATTCCGCCATCCTCGTCATCCTTATACACAAGGCCTGATCGCCTCTCTGCCACTTATCGACGGTGCTCGACCGCAGAAAAGAATCCTGTTGCGTGGTATTCTCCAACGCGAGTCGTTGCCAGTTGGTTGCCGGTTCGCTCCTCGCTGCGAGTATGCCGAAGGACGCTGTTACAGCGACGCTCAAGCTTTGGATGGAATCACCAGTGAGCATCGGGTCGCGTGTTGTCGTTGGAAGGTAATAACCAGCAGTGTAAGTGTGCCTAAGACCGTTGATACTGACGCGTGTGTGTCGACTGTTTCTAAAGCAGATCCGGTGCTTGAGGTGACAGGGCTGAACTGCAGCTATGGCCGGCATCCAATCATCTCGTTGGCGCAGCGGGAGATGAGTCTTGTGGTCCGAAACGTGTCTTTCGAGTTGCGGGCTGGTGAGACGCTGGCCTTGGTGGGCGAATCCGGGAGTGGTAAGTCAACGATAGCCCGCGCTTGCGTTGGTTTAGTCCCCCCCTTGAGTGGCATTCTGAAGTTCGAAGGGAAGAGGTTACCTGCAACAGTTGCGGGGAGGTCTCTGGCGCTACTCCGTAAAATGCAGTTAGTGCTACAGAATCCGGATGCATCTCTTAATCCACGCCGCTGCATAGAGGATATCATTGGCCGCCCCTTAACGTTATATTTTAAATCGCGTGGCGGCTCCTACCGGAAAAGGGTAGCGCGTTTACTGGAAGACGTTCGCCTGCCGACGTCCTACGCGAGACGGTTCCCGGATGAATTATCGGGCGGGGAGCGCCAGCGTGTGGCTATCGCCAGAGCACTAGCGGCTGAACCGACAGTTCTCTTGTGCGATGAGGTCCTTTCTGCACTTGATGTGTCCGTGCAAGCGGACATCCTTGATCTGCTTCGAACTCTACAGGCTGAACGAGGGATTTCGTATCTATTCATCTCTCACGATATGGCAGTCGTGCGTTCCTTAGCCCACCGCATCGCGGTACTGTACCATGGCGAATTGTGTGATGTTGGACAGACGGAGGAAGTATTCTCACCCCCCTTTCACCCATACACTCAAGCCCTGCTTGCTGCCGTTCCAAGAGTTGACGTGGATCCCCTTCCCACGGCTGGAGATGCCACGCGGGACACAGTGTAA
- a CDS encoding ABC transporter permease translates to MILKLILTRVGTAALTLLAVSAVIFATVEVLPGDVAVRVLGQMSSPEQRRVFRDRLHLDVPAPIRYVEWLERAVHGDFGRSFVNQRDVASVIMPRLRITLLLSIYAFTLYLPVTIVFAVLGAVFHGQTIDLLVSTATLLAFSLPEFVFGTLLIVIFVLHVPWFPAMSLIDQAKNPIEFLWIAALPAITLTVRMAAYPIRMLRDNLIEVLDSEYVRMAVLNGLPAQKILLRHILPNALGPALNITALNMAYVIGGVVVVENLFAIPGIGSLLVDSISLRDVPVVEAAILLVSLVYILGNLVADLGAVLSNPRIGAL, encoded by the coding sequence ATGATTCTCAAATTAATTTTGACACGAGTAGGAACCGCAGCGTTAACGTTGCTAGCGGTTTCAGCGGTGATTTTTGCCACCGTAGAAGTCCTACCCGGAGACGTTGCCGTGCGTGTTTTGGGACAAATGAGCTCTCCTGAGCAACGTAGGGTATTTCGAGACCGTCTTCACCTCGACGTACCTGCCCCTATCCGCTATGTTGAATGGCTCGAACGTGCGGTTCATGGAGACTTTGGCCGCTCTTTCGTAAATCAGCGCGACGTTGCTAGCGTCATTATGCCTCGGCTTCGGATAACTCTGCTGCTCTCTATTTATGCTTTCACACTCTATTTGCCCGTAACAATTGTCTTCGCAGTTCTCGGCGCGGTGTTCCATGGGCAAACCATTGACTTGCTTGTGTCCACTGCCACCTTACTTGCCTTTTCTCTTCCCGAGTTCGTGTTTGGTACTCTTCTCATTGTTATTTTTGTCCTCCATGTGCCTTGGTTTCCCGCCATGTCGCTGATCGACCAAGCTAAGAACCCGATCGAATTCCTGTGGATTGCCGCACTCCCCGCGATAACCTTAACTGTGCGAATGGCAGCATACCCGATCCGAATGTTGCGCGATAATTTAATCGAGGTACTGGACTCAGAGTACGTTCGTATGGCGGTTTTGAATGGTCTCCCGGCGCAAAAGATCCTACTTAGGCACATCTTACCCAATGCGCTCGGCCCTGCGCTTAACATCACAGCGCTCAATATGGCCTATGTCATTGGTGGGGTCGTGGTGGTAGAAAATCTTTTCGCGATCCCTGGCATCGGGAGCCTGCTTGTTGATTCGATTTCGCTGCGCGATGTCCCGGTGGTCGAAGCTGCTATCCTACTAGTGTCGCTCGTGTACATTCTGGGCAACTTAGTGGCTGATCTCGGCGCTGTGTTGTCAAACCCGCGAATAGGGGCGTTGTAG
- a CDS encoding sulfatase-like hydrolase/transferase, with protein MGQDRPNLLLIMCDELRFDALGCYGNPVIKTPNIDRLAAEGVLLEHYFSQSPVCQPSRATLATGRYPHVHGVRWNWYDLDAREVTLQTLLSQSEYSTWAVGKMHFEPTTESHGFQNRVFVEGKLFTGDDEYRQHLSRIGKRQLYYQHVKRWNNDDDFGAAVSPLSDDDYIDTYIGQNAVRVLSQVTAPFFVWVSFVNPHFPFDPPQPFATMYDPKMMPLPQDFHFNQTSRIPEQRVASASRSFHQLTEDHMRKIIAYYYGTISLVDREVGRIMDSLKDRGLLDETVIVFASDHGDLLGHRGMLWKGRMLYDHLIRVPMIVRYPKELASGKVVSHLCQVTDVMPTFLDFAGIVIPTGVQGRSLRSILKQEAVPWRDAVFSEVMDLKMVRDFHWKLIFYPGRSYGELYHIAVDPLELNNLYDHPDYERRRSALIEKLANLLIQTEDPLPLAHLRSGYAEISGVHSTFELGPIG; from the coding sequence ATGGGTCAGGACCGACCGAACTTGCTCCTTATCATGTGCGATGAGCTTCGTTTTGACGCACTGGGTTGCTACGGCAATCCCGTCATTAAGACGCCTAACATCGACCGATTGGCAGCTGAGGGGGTATTGCTCGAGCACTACTTCTCGCAGAGTCCCGTTTGCCAACCGTCGAGGGCCACATTAGCCACTGGACGATACCCGCATGTTCATGGGGTGAGATGGAATTGGTATGATCTCGACGCCCGAGAGGTCACCCTACAAACGCTACTGAGTCAGTCTGAATATAGTACGTGGGCGGTCGGGAAGATGCACTTCGAACCCACCACGGAATCACACGGGTTTCAGAATAGGGTGTTTGTTGAAGGGAAGCTTTTCACCGGTGACGATGAATACCGACAGCACCTTTCCCGCATTGGGAAGCGTCAACTCTACTACCAGCATGTCAAGCGTTGGAACAACGACGATGATTTTGGGGCCGCTGTTTCCCCGCTGTCTGATGATGATTACATAGACACGTACATTGGACAGAATGCCGTACGCGTCCTAAGTCAGGTAACCGCGCCATTTTTTGTATGGGTCTCGTTCGTGAACCCGCATTTTCCATTTGATCCGCCTCAGCCATTTGCCACTATGTATGATCCAAAGATGATGCCGTTGCCCCAAGATTTTCATTTCAACCAGACCTCACGAATACCCGAGCAACGTGTCGCGTCGGCTAGCCGATCTTTCCATCAGCTTACCGAAGACCACATGCGAAAAATCATTGCCTATTACTACGGCACAATCAGCTTAGTCGATCGCGAAGTTGGCCGGATCATGGATTCTCTCAAGGATCGGGGTCTTCTAGACGAGACCGTGATTGTGTTCGCTAGCGATCATGGAGATCTTCTCGGCCACAGAGGGATGCTTTGGAAGGGACGCATGCTGTATGATCACTTGATCCGCGTCCCGATGATAGTTCGCTATCCGAAAGAATTAGCAAGTGGCAAGGTTGTTTCGCACCTGTGCCAGGTGACTGACGTTATGCCTACGTTTCTCGATTTCGCAGGTATCGTAATTCCAACGGGGGTTCAAGGCAGGAGCTTGAGATCTATTCTGAAACAAGAAGCAGTCCCGTGGCGGGACGCTGTTTTTAGCGAGGTAATGGATCTCAAGATGGTGCGCGATTTCCACTGGAAGCTGATCTTCTATCCGGGGAGGTCATACGGAGAGCTGTATCACATTGCTGTCGATCCCCTTGAGTTGAACAACCTGTATGACCATCCGGATTATGAACGCCGACGAAGCGCCCTGATCGAGAAACTGGCGAATCTACTTATTCAGACTGAGGATCCGCTGCCCTTGGCGCACCTACGGTCGGGCTACGCGGAGATTTCTGGAGTACACTCAACATTCGAACTCGGCCCTATTGGTTGA
- a CDS encoding adenylosuccinate lyase family protein codes for MSHLLDSRIYRDMFGTTEMRDIFTDRSLVQTWLDVEVALARAGAVADVIPLWAAEEIACKARIESIDFEALGRQTEVVGYPILPLIRILAAQCEKGAGEYVHWGATTQDIMDTAVVLQLRRVHGILTRDLQFLIDIAADLAKRYRDTLMAGRTHGQHALPITFGFKVAVWIAELARHRERLQSIAARLFVGQFAGAAGTLASLGAQGLVVQREMMRELGLGVPSIAWHVARDVFVEFVTLLALISGTIAKIGQEIALLQKTEVSEVEEGYVEGRGGSSTMPQKRNPITCEVLMALGAIVAHDAALMYTAMHPDHERATGPWHVEWEVIPEACILAGGALHQAIALLRNLIVRSDRMILNLNLTKGLIGSEAVLMALAPTVGRQRAHGIIYRAAMTAVESGRSLEMILGDDQEVRAHLSLERIRIALDPSTYSGLSGEFVDRVLATVGHLSKG; via the coding sequence ATGAGTCACTTGCTAGATTCGCGTATCTACCGGGACATGTTTGGGACCACCGAGATGCGCGACATCTTTACGGACCGGTCACTCGTTCAGACGTGGCTTGACGTTGAAGTCGCATTGGCGCGCGCGGGAGCTGTCGCAGACGTCATCCCCTTGTGGGCAGCAGAAGAGATCGCCTGCAAGGCCCGGATCGAGAGTATCGACTTCGAGGCGCTAGGACGGCAAACTGAAGTGGTCGGATATCCGATTCTCCCCCTGATCCGGATTCTCGCCGCGCAGTGTGAGAAGGGGGCTGGCGAGTATGTACATTGGGGGGCCACCACGCAAGATATTATGGATACAGCAGTGGTGTTGCAGTTGCGACGTGTCCATGGCATTCTTACCCGCGATCTTCAGTTCCTAATCGATATAGCGGCGGACCTTGCAAAGCGATACCGAGATACCCTCATGGCCGGCCGCACCCATGGGCAGCACGCGTTACCCATCACCTTTGGCTTTAAGGTCGCGGTATGGATCGCAGAACTGGCTCGGCATCGGGAGCGGTTGCAATCAATTGCGGCCCGCCTGTTTGTCGGGCAATTTGCTGGCGCAGCAGGCACGCTTGCGTCGCTGGGCGCCCAGGGCTTGGTAGTGCAGAGAGAAATGATGAGGGAACTCGGTCTTGGAGTGCCGAGTATCGCTTGGCATGTAGCACGAGACGTATTCGTGGAGTTCGTAACTCTGCTGGCGCTAATCTCCGGGACGATAGCAAAGATTGGTCAGGAAATTGCCCTCCTGCAGAAGACTGAGGTCAGTGAAGTAGAAGAGGGGTACGTGGAAGGCAGAGGTGGATCATCCACCATGCCACAAAAGCGCAATCCCATTACCTGTGAAGTGTTGATGGCGTTAGGTGCGATTGTAGCACACGATGCAGCGCTCATGTACACTGCAATGCACCCCGATCACGAACGTGCAACGGGACCTTGGCATGTGGAGTGGGAGGTTATTCCGGAGGCTTGTATCCTTGCTGGTGGGGCATTGCATCAAGCGATTGCACTACTGCGCAACCTCATCGTGCGGTCCGATCGCATGATCCTCAACCTAAATCTTACTAAAGGCCTTATCGGTTCGGAAGCAGTTCTGATGGCCCTTGCGCCTACTGTGGGGCGACAGCGAGCGCACGGCATTATCTACCGTGCCGCAATGACTGCTGTAGAGTCTGGTCGTTCCCTCGAGATGATCCTAGGAGACGATCAGGAAGTGAGAGCTCACCTGTCCCTGGAGCGGATCCGAATCGCACTCGACCCATCAACCTACAGCGGTCTCTCTGGAGAGTTCGTCGACCGGGTGCTAGCGACAGTTGGGCATTTGTCCAAGGGGTAA